Proteins from a single region of Catenulispora acidiphila DSM 44928:
- a CDS encoding biotin/lipoyl-binding carrier protein codes for MAEEVRAEMVANVWKIVAAEGDEVEDGDTLVILESMKMEIPVLAEVSGKVSRLAVAEGDVVQEGDLIAVIG; via the coding sequence GTGGCCGAGGAAGTCCGCGCCGAGATGGTGGCCAACGTGTGGAAGATCGTGGCGGCCGAGGGCGACGAGGTCGAGGACGGCGACACCCTCGTGATCCTCGAGTCGATGAAGATGGAGATCCCGGTCCTGGCCGAGGTCTCGGGCAAGGTCTCGCGCCTGGCCGTCGCCGAGGGCGACGTGGTGCAGGAGGGCGACCTCATCGCCGTGATCGGCTGA
- the bsaP gene encoding biotin synthase auxiliary protein BsaP, with translation MDFCGQCGEPAAESGHERCAARAELEPPRYCGHCRRRMVVQVVPTGWSARCVEHGTVTG, from the coding sequence ATGGATTTCTGCGGGCAGTGCGGCGAGCCGGCGGCGGAGAGCGGCCACGAGCGGTGCGCCGCGCGGGCTGAGCTGGAGCCGCCGCGGTACTGCGGGCACTGCCGGCGGCGGATGGTCGTACAGGTCGTGCCGACCGGGTGGTCGGCGCGCTGCGTCGAGCACGGGACAGTCACGGGCTGA
- a CDS encoding acetolactate synthase → MTVVTEAQPETPQPPHGGQISVEVARAHGVETMFTLSGGHVFSLYDGAVKADPPLPILDVRHEQTAVFAAEATAKLTRKPGLAVLTAGPGITNGVSAVTTAHFNGSPVVVLGGRAADSNWGKGALQELDHPPLLAPVTKRSATVHTTAALASDLDDAFALADAPHRGPVFLDLSLEAAFDVDAKPLPTVGARAALTPDPDALAGIGDLLARAAKPVLVLGSDVWMDGADTAALAFAEETGVPVITNGMGRGILPRGHRQLVTRARSAAFGGADLVIVVGTPLDFRLGYGLFGGRDGNPLAPVVHVVDSPGQLSGHIGLAASAAGDLSAAFEGIAESWRKAAKPGAYADWLAALQDKASTAIAADRDLLTAASDPIHPARIYGELLPRLADDAVVIGDGGDFVSFAGRFVEPGRAGCWLDPGPYGCLGTGLGYAIAARLARPTSQVVLLVGDGAAGFSLMDVDTLVRHGLPVVMVMGNNACWGLEKHPMQALYGYDVAADLNPDARYDKVVQALGGGGEFVTDPAQIGPALDRAFASGIPYLVNIATDQTIAYPRSTTGL, encoded by the coding sequence GTGACCGTCGTGACCGAAGCCCAGCCCGAAACCCCCCAGCCGCCGCACGGCGGCCAGATCTCCGTCGAGGTGGCGCGAGCCCACGGCGTCGAGACCATGTTCACGCTCTCAGGCGGACACGTCTTCTCGCTCTACGACGGCGCGGTCAAGGCCGACCCGCCGCTGCCGATCCTGGACGTCCGCCACGAGCAGACCGCCGTGTTCGCCGCCGAGGCGACCGCCAAGCTGACCCGCAAGCCCGGCCTGGCGGTCCTGACCGCCGGCCCGGGCATCACCAACGGCGTCTCGGCGGTGACCACCGCGCATTTCAACGGCTCGCCGGTGGTCGTGCTCGGCGGCCGGGCCGCGGACTCCAACTGGGGCAAGGGCGCGCTGCAGGAGCTGGACCACCCGCCGCTGCTGGCTCCGGTGACCAAGCGCTCGGCGACCGTGCACACCACCGCGGCGCTGGCATCCGACCTCGACGACGCCTTCGCCCTCGCCGACGCGCCGCACCGCGGACCGGTCTTCCTCGACCTGTCCCTGGAGGCGGCGTTCGACGTCGACGCCAAGCCGCTGCCGACGGTCGGCGCCCGCGCGGCGCTCACCCCGGATCCCGACGCGCTCGCCGGCATCGGCGATCTGCTCGCGCGCGCCGCCAAGCCGGTGCTCGTCCTGGGCTCCGACGTCTGGATGGACGGCGCCGACACCGCCGCGCTGGCCTTCGCCGAGGAGACCGGGGTCCCGGTCATCACCAACGGCATGGGCCGCGGCATCCTGCCGCGCGGCCACCGCCAGCTGGTGACCCGGGCCCGCTCGGCCGCGTTCGGCGGCGCGGACCTGGTCATCGTCGTCGGCACTCCGCTGGATTTCCGCCTGGGCTACGGATTGTTCGGTGGCCGGGACGGCAACCCGCTCGCGCCGGTGGTGCACGTCGTCGACTCGCCTGGACAGCTGAGCGGCCACATCGGCCTGGCGGCGAGCGCCGCCGGCGACCTGTCCGCGGCCTTCGAGGGCATCGCTGAGTCCTGGCGCAAGGCCGCCAAGCCGGGCGCGTACGCGGACTGGCTGGCCGCCTTGCAGGACAAGGCCTCCACGGCTATCGCCGCCGATCGCGACCTGCTGACCGCCGCCTCGGATCCGATCCACCCGGCGCGCATCTACGGCGAGTTGCTGCCGCGCCTGGCCGACGACGCGGTGGTGATCGGGGACGGCGGCGACTTCGTCTCCTTCGCCGGCCGGTTCGTGGAGCCGGGCCGGGCCGGCTGCTGGCTGGACCCGGGTCCGTACGGCTGCCTGGGCACCGGCCTTGGCTACGCGATCGCCGCCCGGCTGGCGCGTCCGACGTCCCAGGTGGTCCTGCTGGTCGGCGACGGCGCCGCGGGCTTCTCGCTGATGGACGTGGACACCCTGGTGCGGCACGGGCTGCCGGTGGTCATGGTGATGGGCAACAACGCGTGCTGGGGGCTGGAGAAGCACCCGATGCAGGCGCTGTACGGCTACGACGTCGCCGCGGACCTGAACCCGGACGCGCGCTACGACAAGGTCGTGCAGGCTCTCGGCGGCGGCGGGGAGTTCGTCACCGACCCGGCGCAGATCGGACCGGCGCTGGACCGCGCCTTCGCCTCGGGAATCCCGTACCTGGTCAATATCGCCACGGACCAGACGATCGCCTATCCGAGATCGACCACGGGGCTCTGA
- a CDS encoding HD-GYP domain-containing protein, with translation MNHAKPPSHRALEPDSDAQTAWAQSNPLLLVLACFVAFAAVASCAVHGFSQPGYAVAFGAIIAAGEAFRVRLPGGREAAPLGAATGLAYAVLTEIGHQPALHNAPQAVAVAAFGFLVGSVPHMAVRRPSTLDYTVRRFLMVALTAWLFRMCYLRWVLGTRPDNPALLHPTLADPDFLTRHLHSVAVGAATAGFLLLAIVGDGVVGSMLQAGQHRRPILAAARDEATFTTRVGLAVVATALLVCLASRTMSIWVLPALCLPLAFTQLALRRYARIKEVHLETIRALSRITEVAGLTQPGHARRVARTCQRIGRELGLSEAQLLDLEYASLMHDIGQLSVAEPVHGGRTAPLSLVRQRELARAGAEVIRRAGALGNAADIVEHHPDPFGAAGPLPSRILRVANDYDDLAGAQPESAERTEALRHIRLGLAVHYDPAVVESLSRMVGE, from the coding sequence ATGAACCACGCCAAGCCGCCGAGCCATCGGGCGCTGGAGCCCGACAGTGATGCGCAGACCGCCTGGGCGCAGAGCAATCCGCTGCTGCTGGTGCTCGCGTGCTTCGTGGCGTTCGCCGCGGTCGCCTCGTGCGCGGTGCACGGCTTCAGCCAGCCCGGGTACGCCGTCGCCTTCGGGGCGATCATCGCCGCGGGCGAGGCGTTCCGGGTGCGGCTGCCGGGCGGGCGGGAGGCGGCGCCGCTCGGGGCGGCGACCGGTCTGGCCTACGCCGTGCTCACCGAGATCGGGCATCAGCCGGCGCTGCACAACGCGCCGCAGGCGGTCGCGGTGGCGGCGTTCGGCTTCCTGGTCGGGTCGGTGCCGCATATGGCGGTCCGGCGGCCGAGCACCCTGGACTACACCGTCCGCCGCTTCCTCATGGTCGCGCTGACCGCGTGGCTGTTCCGGATGTGCTACCTGCGCTGGGTGCTCGGCACGCGGCCGGACAATCCCGCGCTCCTGCATCCCACCCTCGCCGATCCGGACTTCCTCACGCGCCACCTGCACAGTGTGGCGGTGGGTGCGGCGACGGCCGGCTTCCTGCTGCTGGCCATCGTCGGCGACGGGGTTGTCGGCTCGATGCTGCAGGCCGGGCAGCATCGGCGGCCGATCCTGGCCGCGGCTCGGGACGAGGCGACCTTCACCACGCGCGTCGGGCTGGCCGTGGTCGCCACCGCGCTGCTGGTCTGCCTGGCCTCGCGGACCATGTCGATCTGGGTCCTGCCGGCGCTGTGCCTGCCGCTGGCCTTCACCCAGCTCGCGCTGCGCCGCTACGCGCGGATCAAGGAAGTGCACCTGGAAACGATCAGGGCACTGTCGCGCATCACCGAGGTGGCCGGCCTCACCCAGCCCGGGCACGCCCGCCGGGTCGCCCGCACCTGCCAGCGCATCGGCCGCGAGCTGGGCCTGAGCGAGGCGCAGCTGCTGGACCTGGAGTACGCCTCGCTGATGCACGACATCGGGCAGCTCTCGGTCGCCGAGCCCGTCCACGGCGGCCGCACCGCCCCGCTGTCCCTGGTGCGCCAGCGCGAGCTGGCCCGGGCCGGCGCCGAGGTGATCCGGCGCGCCGGGGCGCTGGGCAACGCCGCGGACATCGTGGAGCACCACCCCGACCCGTTCGGCGCCGCGGGTCCCCTGCCCAGCCGCATACTGCGGGTCGCCAACGACTACGACGACCTCGCCGGCGCGCAGCCGGAGTCGGCCGAGCGCACCGAGGCGCTGCGCCACATCCGGCTCGGGCTGGCAGTCCACTACGATCCGGCGGTCGTGGAGTCGCTCAGCCGGATGGTCGGAGAGTAA
- a CDS encoding class I SAM-dependent methyltransferase, which translates to MSAETTAPDPGNWLEYNRANWDERVPIHVDGTFYDLAGFVAGRETLEAFELAEVGDVHGKSLLHLQSHIGTETLGWARHGAVVTGLDFSGAAMEAAAALADRIGVAGSRWVTSNVYDAAEALGGEQFDVVYTGKGALCWLPDIERWARVAASTVKPGGFLYVSEFHPFGNTLDDESGRTVAYDYFDRSPQVWDEPGTYADFEAPTEKNVSVEFSHGIGEIVSSLIGAGLRLEFLHEFDMTLFQRFRALERRDGVYRLPEGTPRVPLMFSLRAAKPE; encoded by the coding sequence ATGAGCGCCGAGACGACCGCCCCGGATCCCGGGAACTGGCTGGAGTACAACCGCGCCAACTGGGACGAGCGCGTGCCGATCCACGTGGACGGCACGTTCTACGACCTGGCCGGGTTCGTCGCCGGGCGGGAGACGCTGGAGGCGTTCGAGCTGGCCGAGGTCGGCGACGTGCACGGCAAGAGCCTGCTGCACCTGCAGAGCCACATCGGCACCGAGACGCTGGGCTGGGCCCGGCACGGCGCTGTGGTCACCGGTCTGGACTTTTCGGGGGCGGCGATGGAGGCCGCGGCCGCGTTGGCGGACCGGATCGGGGTCGCGGGCTCGCGCTGGGTCACGTCGAACGTCTACGACGCCGCCGAGGCGCTCGGCGGGGAGCAGTTCGACGTGGTCTACACGGGCAAGGGCGCTCTGTGCTGGCTGCCGGACATCGAGCGCTGGGCGCGGGTCGCGGCGTCGACGGTGAAGCCGGGCGGATTCCTGTACGTCTCGGAGTTCCATCCGTTCGGCAACACACTGGACGACGAGAGCGGCCGGACGGTCGCCTACGACTACTTCGACCGGTCGCCGCAGGTGTGGGACGAGCCCGGGACGTACGCGGACTTCGAGGCGCCGACGGAGAAGAACGTGTCGGTGGAGTTCAGCCACGGGATCGGGGAGATCGTCAGCTCCCTGATCGGTGCGGGGCTGCGGCTGGAGTTCCTGCACGAGTTCGACATGACGCTGTTCCAGCGGTTCCGGGCGTTGGAGCGGCGCGACGGGGTCTACCGGCTGCCCGAGGGGACGCCTCGGGTGCCGTTGATGTTCTCGCTGCGGGCCGCCAAGCCTGAGTAG
- a CDS encoding thioesterase family protein yields MTEAPAEGAPLQAQTTLNVTDADTARALGSGDLPVLGTPRLVALAEQATVAAAQPLLTEGQTTVGTRIRFDHVYPTPVGGAVTASAELAHRDDRLLRFTVAAHDADGRLVGEGEITRVIVNAERFMAKL; encoded by the coding sequence GTGACCGAAGCCCCCGCCGAAGGCGCGCCGCTCCAGGCGCAGACCACCCTGAACGTCACCGACGCCGACACCGCGCGGGCCCTCGGCTCCGGCGACCTCCCGGTCCTCGGCACGCCGCGCCTCGTCGCCCTCGCCGAGCAGGCCACCGTCGCCGCGGCCCAGCCGCTGCTCACCGAGGGCCAGACGACCGTCGGCACGCGCATCCGCTTCGACCATGTGTACCCGACCCCCGTCGGCGGCGCGGTCACCGCTTCCGCCGAACTCGCACACCGCGACGACCGGCTTCTGCGCTTCACCGTCGCCGCACACGATGCCGACGGACGCCTGGTCGGCGAAGGCGAGATCACCCGCGTCATCGTCAACGCCGAGCGCTTCATGGCGAAGCTGTAG